GGACGCCGCCTGGCGCGTCAACTGCGACGGCCCGGCCGCGCTCGCCGCCGCGTGTGCTGCGGCCGCCATTCCACTTCTGCATATTTCGACTGACTATGTGTTCGACGGACGTTCGGCGCGCCCGTACGACGAGACCTCGGCCGTCGCCCCCCTCGGCGTGTATGGCCGCAGCAAATGGGCGGGTGAACAGGCGATCCGCGAGACGTTGCCCAAGCGGCATGTGATCCTGCGGGTCGCATGGGTGTTCGGCGCGCATGGCGGCAATTTCGTGCGCACAATGCTGCGTCTCGGGCGGGAGCGCGAAGCGCTGAGCGTAGTCGCCGATCAGTACGGCGCACCGACCCATGCGGGCGCCATCGCCGCCGCGCTGCTGTCGATCGCGGACCGGTACGGCGCGCAAGCGACGCTGCCATGGGGCACCTATCACCTGAGCGGCACGCCCGTCACCACCTGGCACGGCTTCGCGGAGTCGATCTTCGCCGAAGCGTGCGCCGCCGGCCTGCTGGCGCGCGCGCCGCTCGTTCATCCGATCCCGACCGAAGCCTATCCGTTGCCGGCGGCACGTCCGGCGCATTCTGCCCTCGACTGCACCTTGATCCGCACGCGCCTCGGCATCGAACCGACGCCGTGGATCGCAGGTCTGCGTGAAGTCCTCAACACCTGGAAACGAACCCCATGAGCTATCGATCCAAACAGGTCCTCGTCACGGGCGGCGCCGGTTTCATTGGCGCCAACTACGTCCGCCACCTGCTCGCCAGCGATCCGCAGGTCCGCATCATCAATCTCGACCTGCTGACCTATGCCGGCAGCCTCGACAATCTGAACGGCCTGCCCGACGACAGCCGCCATACGTTCGTACACGGCGACATTGCCGATCAGCCGCTCGTCGAATCCGTGCTGCGC
Above is a genomic segment from Paraburkholderia phenazinium containing:
- the rfbD gene encoding dTDP-4-dehydrorhamnose reductase — encoded protein: MTILVTGAGGQVGRELVMRAGQRALVGLDRSQLDITDAGALAAALSAHRVRLVINAAAWTAVDRAESEPDAAWRVNCDGPAALAAACAAAAIPLLHISTDYVFDGRSARPYDETSAVAPLGVYGRSKWAGEQAIRETLPKRHVILRVAWVFGAHGGNFVRTMLRLGREREALSVVADQYGAPTHAGAIAAALLSIADRYGAQATLPWGTYHLSGTPVTTWHGFAESIFAEACAAGLLARAPLVHPIPTEAYPLPAARPAHSALDCTLIRTRLGIEPTPWIAGLREVLNTWKRTP